In Coccidioides posadasii str. Silveira chromosome 4, complete sequence, one genomic interval encodes:
- a CDS encoding uncharacterized protein (TransMembrane:1 (o33-56i)): MSFKDSSVFTRPSSEYTGVYEKAPPVRAHRVKLLIIGIISGVVIGTALGIGVGVGLSERK; the protein is encoded by the coding sequence ATGTCTTTCAAGGATTCCTCTGTGTTTACAAGACCATCGTCCGAGTATACTGGTGTGTATGAAAAGGCACCACCTGTGAGAGCTCATCGTGTGAAGCTCCTCATCATCGGGATCATCAGCGGCGTAGTAATTGGGACTGCCCTTGGTATAGGTGTTGGTGTCGGCTTGTCGGAGAGGAAATAA
- a CDS encoding uncharacterized protein (EggNog:ENOG410Q54P), which translates to MGNPNEAEAATTEQNDTAPPPYSPCEPPSQPFSTCQHVSPVAHFSMNQSVSPYHPFPTALSAYYQWKITRVFHLGDSTNHKLYTASTHAGISSKGPNIPCVVLYNGPSDKDPALAVVSEHKGWNLKSPISVITLPPLTPSSGPGLNLTIDPAAQGDTSSVTEIMRASVLTDRKTVVFRFSIEVGRDGFRRERFEWRKLKTDDPDYAKRAVKLLRFRSSPTSASSKDGSGAASFEGNGSDGWGDGCEVEVVAVFEWKPVWSMNKPFNIRFMGSGKTGELGDRWAVMAIITGMRIWFLDSQNRTIATSIE; encoded by the coding sequence ATGGGCAACCCCAACGAAGCAGAGGCGGCTACGACAGAGCAAAATGACACCGCACCACCGCCATACTCACCATGCGAGCCGCCATCACAACCATTCTCCACCTGTCAACATGTATCGCCCGTTGCCCATTTCTCGATGAACCAGTCTGTCTCGCCATATCACCCGTTCCCCACTGCTTTGAGTGCGTATTATCAGTGGAAAATCACTCGGGTCTTCCACCTGGGCGATTCGACCAACCACAAGCTTTACACTGCTTCAACACATGCTGGTATTTCTTCGAAAGGGCCAAACATACCCTGCGTTGTCCTCTATAACGGCCCGAGTGACAAGGACCCCGCGCTGGCCGTCGTCAGTGAGCACAAGGGCTGGAATCTCAAATCACCTATCAGCGTTATCACCCTTCCACCATTAACCCCGTCGTCTGGCCCGGGCCTCAACCTGACCATCGATCCCGCTGCGCAAGGGGACACAAGTTCGGTGACAGAGATTATGCGCGCCAGTGTCTTGACTGACCGGAAAACTGTTGTGTTTCGCTTCTCGATTGAGGTTGGCCGTGACGGCTTCCGACGCGAGCGATTCGAATGGCGAAAACTGAAGACTGACGACCCAGACTATGCAAAACGTGCGGTTAAGCTCTTACGTTTTCGCTCCAGTCCCACGTCGGCCTCCTCCAAGGATGGGTCGGGAGCAGCCAGTTTCGAAGGAAATGGTAGTGATGGATGGGGGGATGGCTGTGAGGTCGAAGTTGTTGCGGTATTTGAGTGGAAGCCGGTTTGGTCCATGAACAAGCCTTTTAACATTCGCTTCATGGGGAGTGGAAAGACGGGCGAGTTGGGAGACCGATGGGCCGTCATGGCTATCATCACGGGAATGAGGATCTGGTTCCTTGACAGCCAGAACAGGACCATTGCTACGAGTATTGAGTAA
- a CDS encoding uncharacterized protein (EggNog:ENOG410PPA6~BUSCO:10413at33183), translating into MSTTTLTDSLWQRSKKKIPLLGRISKLKNGTLTAENETDAAKAAHARRREQVRRAQRNHRERKENYIKALEREFRTLRDEEDSITMETQKIVDENKILRDIMLANGIPFPGKAQAPSAQTRPPTIVRVIGNPGDEQRLQVSVDGALDKPRIFPPDPIDLDSRKMPTPDQTPCCLQPAITNDSPNAASQSPPNHTVGPNHCNHAVLPTSSQGHPLGLDATQVGVDFVLFLERHCLQHARTSCAKSPFSGHILTFQTPLLANGPDVLRDNDTWEIPACHLDRLFDLAGALNLEGDITPVQAWNRIKQHSLFHKLNAENLRNLTVQLRKEVQCFGFGAVLDEQLFNMYLEQAFRSL; encoded by the exons ATGTCGACCACAACCTTGACGGATTCGCTGTGGCAGCGatcgaagaagaaaattccGCTCTTGGGGCGCATTTCGAAACTGAAAAATG GCACACTCACGGCTGAAAACGAAACCGACGCAGCAAAGGCTGCGCATGCGCGACGGCGGGAACAGGTCAGGAGAGCCCAGCG CAATCACCgagagagaaaggaaaattATATCAAGGCCCTCGAACGGGAGTTTCGTACCTTGCGCGATGAGGAGGATTCCATAACGATGGAGACGCAGAAAATAGTGGACGAGAACAAGATACTTCGTGATATCATGCTTGCGAATGGAATCCCATTTCCGGGAAAGGCCCAAGCTCCAAGTGCCCAGACTCGACCACCCACTATCGTTAGGGTGATTGGGAATCCCGGTGATGAGCAGCGCTTACAAGTTTCTGTGGATGGTGCTCTCGACAAGCCACGGATATTCCCGCCAGATCCCATAGATCTAGACAGCCGAAAGATGCCAACTCCAGACCAAACTCCCTGTTGCCTGCAACCCGCCATTACGAATGACTCTCCGAATGCCGCCTCACAAAGCCCTCCGAACCATACTGTAGGACCAAATCATTGCAACCATGCAGTGCTGCCAACGTCTTCCCAAGGTCATCCCCTCGGATTAGATGCCACGCAAGTTGGAGTTGATTTTGTTCTCTT CTTGGAACGCCACTGCTTACAACATGCAAGGACATCTTGTGCAAAGTCCCCATTCTCTGGTCACATTCTTACTTTCCAAACACCATTGCTTGCCAATGGTCCGGATGTACTTCGTGATAATGACACATGGGAGATTCCCGCCTGCCATCTTGATCGGCTTTTTGACCTCGCTGGTGCGTTGAACCTTGAAGGTGATATAACTCCAGTGCAAGCATGGAATAGGATTAAACAGCACTCCTTGTTTCACAAGCTTAATGCGGAAAATTTGCGAAA